In Carya illinoinensis cultivar Pawnee chromosome 10, C.illinoinensisPawnee_v1, whole genome shotgun sequence, one DNA window encodes the following:
- the LOC122278170 gene encoding CASP-like protein 2B1, whose product MSYLGVGVSPGNVPVYHGTNGRLVDRRVRVAELVLRCMICGLGVLAVVLVGTDTQVREIFTIRKKARFVDMKALVFLVIVNGIAAAYSLAQVLRCVVNMVRGNALFSKPLAWAIFSVDQVMAYMTVSSVAAATQSATLAKSGQPELQWMKICNMYGKFCNQVGEGVGSAILVSLSMVVLSCMSAFSLFRLYGGTKGRSRGGRF is encoded by the exons ATGAGTTACTTGGGTGTTGGCGTCAGTCCAGGGAATGTCCCAGTGTATCATGGCACAAATGGGAGGCTTGTTGATAGGAGGGTTCGGGTGGCAGAGTTGGTACTGAGGTGTATGATTTGTGGTCTAGGAGTACTTGCAGTTGTTCTTGTGGGGACTGATACCCAGGTTAGAGAAATCTTCACGATTCGGAAGAAAGCTAGATTTGTAGACATGAAAGCTCTTGT GTTTTTGGTGATAGTCAATGGTATAGCTGCTGCCTACTCGTTGGCCCAGGTACTGAGATGCGTTGTGAACATGGTTAGAGGAAATGCGCTGTTCAGCAAGCCCTTGGCTTGGGCAATCTTCTCTGTTGATCAG GTAATGGCATACATGACCGTATCTTCAGTGGCCGCTGCTACACAATCTGCAACGCTTGCAAAGTCGGGCCAGCCAGAACTGCAATGGATGAAGATATGCAATATGTATGGGAAGTTCTGTAACCAAGTGGGAGAGGGAGTAGGAAGTGCAATATTAGTTAGCCTTAGCATGGTGGTTCTGTCTTGTATGTCTGCTTTCAGTCTGTTCCGCTTGTATGGTGGCACTAAGGGCAGGAGCAGAGGTGGTAGGTTTTAA
- the LOC122278228 gene encoding protein NAR1-like — MSEKFSATLRIGDLSDFIAPSQACIVSLKGLKSNSTKPDKAEVSTSNKQLQRDPVKISLKDCLACSGCVTSAETVMLEKQSLDEFLSNVSKGKPIIISLSPQSRASLAVHFGISPLQVFKKLTTFLKSLGVKAVFDTSCSRDLTLIESCNEFITRYRYSQSMDDESCKSSLPMISSACPGWICYAEKQLGSYILPYISSVKSPQQIIGSIVKHHVCQELGLRPDEVYHVTVMPCYDKKLEASRDDFVFQVESRDETCENGLRTVEVDSVLTSGELLELIQLKAEDFKALEESPLDRMLTNVNEEGHLYGVNGGSGGYAETIFRYAAKTLFGRDINGPLDFRTVRNSDFQEVNLEVEGKTVLKFALCYGFRNLQNVVRKIKSGKCDYHFLEIMACPAGCLNGGGQIKSKAGQSPKELIQLLEAAYMENVLVADPFKNPLVKSLYDEWLEQPGSQKAKRFMHTDYHPVVKSITSQLHNW, encoded by the exons ATGTCGGAGAAATTCTCGGCCACGCTTCGGATCGGAGATCTGAGTGATTTCATAGCACCGTCGCAGGCATGCATTGTGTCTCTCAAGGGGCTTAAATCCAACTCAACCAAGCCTGATAAAGCCGAG GTTTCGACTTCTAACAAGCAATTGCAAAGAGACCCGGTTAAAATTTCACTCAAGGACTGCTTAGCATGCAG TGGGTGTGTAACATCAGCCGAGACAGTTATGCTGGAGAAGCAAAGTCTGGATGAATTTCTTTCTAACGTTAGTAAAGGGAAGCCTATCATTATTTCGCTCTCCCCCCAGTCAAGAGCATCTCTTGCTGTTCATTTTGGCATCTCTCCGCTACAG gTTTTCAAGAAACTCACAACATTTCTTAAGTCCTTGGGAGTGAAGGCAGTCTTTGATACAAGTTGCAGCAGAGACTTAACTCTTATTGAATCTTGTAATGAATTCATCACGAGGTACAGATATAGCCAATCAATGGACGATGAAAGCTGTAAATCATCCCTGCCCATGATTTCATCAGCATGTCCAG GTTGGATATGCTATGCTGAAAAACAACTTGGATCCTATATTCTGCCTTATATTTCTTCAGTGAAGAGCCCTCAGCAGATAATTGGATCTATTGTTAAGCATCATGTATGCCAAGAATTGGGCCTTAG GCCAGACGAGGTTTACCACGTGACTGTAATGCCCTGTTATGATAAGAAGCTTGAGGCGTCCAGGGACGACTTTGTTTTTCAAGTGGAATCTCGAGACGaaacttgtgaaaatggtcttaGGACTGTGGAGGTAGACTCTGTGTTAACTTCAGGGGAACTTTTAGAACTGATACAG TTAAAAGCAGAGGATTTTAAAGCTCTAGAAGAGTCCCCACTAGATAGAAT GCTGACAAATGTTAATGAAGAAGGGCATCTTTATGGGGTCAATGGAGGCTCCGGAGGTTATGCAGAAACAATTTTCCGATACGCTGCTAAAACGCTCTTTGGAAGAGATATCAATGGTCCTCTTGACTTCAGAACCGTTCGAAATTCAGATTTCCAAGAAGTGAATCTAGAA GTTGAGGGAAAAACTGTTCTGAAATTCGCATTGTGTTATGGATTCCGGAACCTTCAAAATGTTGTCAGGAAAATTAAAAGCGGAAAATGTGATTACCATTTCCTGGAGATCATGGCATGCCCTGCAG GTTGCTTAAATGGTGGTGGTCAAATCAAGTCAAAGGCTGGCCAATCTCCAAAGGAGTTGATCCAGTTATTAGAAGCTGCTTACATGGAGAAT GTTTTAGTAGCTGATCCGTTCAAGAATCCCCTTGTGAAAAGTTTATATGATGAGTGGCTTGAGCAACCTGGTTCGCAGAAAGCTAAGAGATTCATGCACACAGATTACCACCCTGTGGTTAAAAGCATTACTTCTCAGTTGCACAATTGGTAA